A stretch of DNA from Candidatus Eisenbacteria bacterium:
TCAAGCAGCCCCACCTGCCCGTCGTCGAGCCGGTACGCCACGCGGAGCCCCTCCGCGCCGCGCTCGGCGAACACGAGGACCGGCTTCTTGCTCCGGAGGAGCGCCTTCACCGCCTCCTCCGCGCTCAGGACGGGGCGCGGCGGACGCTGGCGCACCAGGGCGGGCGCGGTGCGCGTCGTCCGCGGGAGCGCCGGAGCCTCGACCGGCGCGGGCTCCACCCGCACGGTCGCTCCGCGCTTCTTCCGGTCCTTCATCTTGTCCTTGTACTTGCGGAGCGTCCGCTCCTGCTTCTCGAGCACCATGTCGAGCGAGACGCGCGCGTCGACGTCCACGGCCTTCGCGAGCGAGTCCACGGAGTTCCCGTGGAGCCGCAGCTCGGCGTGATGGCGGTAGCCCTCCTGCGTGATCACGAGATCCGCGCGAATCAGCTTCGGATAGAAGCGCGTCAGGCGCTCGATGCGCTCGACCGCGTATTCCCGGAACGAAGTCGTGGGCTTCCAGTGGCGTCCCTTGATCGTGATCTCCAATGCCCCTCCCGTTCGTGGTCCCGGAGTCGAACTCTAGGCGTAGCGTCGCCGGGCGCGGGCCGGCAGGAGGCGGAGCGCCTCCCGGTACTTGGCCACGGTGCGGCGCGCGA
This window harbors:
- the raiA gene encoding ribosome-associated translation inhibitor RaiA, translated to MEITIKGRHWKPTTSFREYAVERIERLTRFYPKLIRADLVITQEGYRHHAELRLHGNSVDSLAKAVDVDARVSLDMVLEKQERTLRKYKDKMKDRKKRGATVRVEPAPVEAPALPRTTRTAPALVRQRPPRPVLSAEEAVKALLRSKKPVLVFAERGAEGLRVAYRLDDGQVGLLELD